AAACCTAACATACACTAAATAGATTATTTGCAACTTATAGCACAAACTCTTGTCATGATAAGAGCTTATGTTTATGCTTCTATAAGTTATTTCTACAGCAAAAGATAAAATTGTTGGATTTGGCTTTATATATATGTTATAAGTTGATTTTTATAATAAGCTATCTTGAAAAACTTATGAAATTAAGTCGAAAAAAGCTTATGAAAAATGGCATAATATGTTTTTGTAAATTTTCTCAAACTGTCTCATAAAACTTAGGACAATGGATAAGCTCGAATAAGCCAATTCAAAGAGATCCTTAATGTTATATTTCAATTGGTTAGATACTCACAGTTTGATGGTGTATGTATTTCACTTACCTTGTGTGAAATGTGAGATGAGAAAAGAAGAGATCTTGCTTTGCTGCTACTTGTCCATTTAGCTTCGGATTACAGATGAAAATGAGTGTTTGAGAGTGTGgtgttttttattttgatttgtttgtgtgtggtgtttttaattggatttgtttgtgtgtgcagcTAATTACGAAGGAGGAAGGTTTGGTGATCTATGAAGACATGATATTAGGCAGGGCTTTTGAAGACATGTGTGCCCAGATGTATTACAGAGGAAAAATGTTTGGTTTTGTTCACTTGTACAATGGCCAAGAAGCTGTGTCGACTGGATTCATCAAGCTTCTTAAGAAAGAAGACTCCGTTGTGAGCACTTATCGAGACCATGTTCATGCACTCAGTAAGGGGGTTCCGGCACGTGCCGTGATGAGTGAGCTCTTTGGTAAGGCCACTGGATGCTGCCGGGGTCAAGGTGGATCTATGCACATGTTCTCAAAAGAACATAATGTGATTGGCGGGTTTGCTTTTATTGGGGAAGGAATTCCTGTGGCCACTGGAGCAGCGTTTTCCAGTAAGTATAAAAGGGAGGTATTGAAACAGGCAGATGCTGATTATGTGACATTGGCATTTTTCGGAGATGGAACGTGTAATAATGGACAATTCTATGAATGCCTAAACATGGCGGCTTTATGGAAATTGCCTATTGTGTTTGTGGTGGAGAACAATTTGTGGGCTATTGGGATGTCACATCTAAGGGCGACTTCAGATCCTCAGATATGGAAGAAAGGTCCAGCATTTGGAATGCCCGGGGTTCATGTTGATGGGATGGACGTTTTGAAGGTACGAGAAGTGGCAAAGGAAGCAATTGGAAGAGCTAGGCGTGGAGAGGGACCAACTCTGATAGAATGTGAGACCTATAGATTTAGAGGACATTCATTGGCTGATCCTGATGAGCTCCGTGACCCTGGTGAGCCTTTACATTATTCAGAAAATATAGTTTTGAATGCTTGATCCGATTTTTCcaatattttgattttgttttggcCATGTATTTTTCTACCTTTCAATTTATCAATAGTCTGAGTTTAGTTATATTTTCATTGTGTTCGCCTAGTTCATATTTCTTCTATTTTTGTCTTCCAAGTTGGTAACTAACAacccatttgcttttgctttggcAGCTGAGAAGGCACACTATGCTAGTAGGGATCCCATCTCTGCATTGAAGAAATATATTATCGAGAACAAATTAGCCAGCGAACTGGAGTTGAAAAACATAGAGAAGAAGATTGACGAGGTCATTGAGGAGGCTGTCGAGTTTGCAGAGGAGAGCCCCGTTCCACACAGGAGCCAGCTTCTGGAAAATGTCTTTGCTGATCCAAAAGGTTTTGGAATTGCACCTGATGGCAGTTACAGATGTGAGGATCCCAAATTCACTCAAGGCACAGCTCATGTCTAATCTTTTCAAGTCTGGTATTTTTCTGCTTGGAGCTTTCAATTTCGGATGCATGTTCTTATTCATATACTTTATAGAGTTCAAATGTTAATTAGAAAATGTATTACCCTTTATAAACTATATAAGCAGGATTTGTTCTTTAGGATGGAATTTTATATGTTTTCTCCTCCTATTTATATCATTGTTTAGGAACTAGTGTCAACAATGAAAATCCTTAAAATTTGATTCCTTCTATTCTCATATATTTCTTTTCTTCACTGTAAAACTTTATTCATGTAGTTTGAATGGATGCATTGACAGCATTCACCTGCTTATGTGATTCCTCTAGAGTGTCTTGCTTAGTTATTGGATTTGTTGTGTTATGATTTTCATGATTTGTGGAATACAAATTTACTCAGTTatccaaaacctttttttttaattataaattgataTTTCAAGCATGGTTTATTTGAGGGGAAGGGCAGGCAAAGCATCTGTCATATTGAATCCATGTTGTTTGAGCTGAGGGACTTGAATCTCCACGTTGAGTCACAATCGTGTTCATGCTTTGTACTTCGCAGCAATTGGACGGTTAAGTGTATGTGATAATGTGAATCAGACCACTTGAACTTAATATGTCTGAGGCTTCTAGTTTAATTTGAAGCACAAAATGATTGATTTATGCCGCTAATGGACAACTATATTCTATTCTATTGCAATGGTGGAGACATTGTCTCAACATTTCTTTGAAATTGAATTTCTCACAAGCATCAAATTAAAAAGTGATTCATCCTCCTATCTAAATGATGTGATCTCGTTTCTCATATAGAGAAAGTATTTAGTTAGAAAATTTTCAGTTAATTCATTTTACTTGTTAATGGAATTTGGCTCCAATGAGTTGAACCAACGTTTAGCATGGTCCCTCAGGGAATACAGAAACAATCTGAGTTTGAGAATATAAGTTGTGATGACataaattttgaagctatttgCCACCTCTAAGAATTGTCTTAGGTGTAAGTGTGGATCATCTGTCGCAACATCTGAAAATTGCCGAACAGTTTGCAACATTTGAAATATCACGAGCTTATACGTAAACTCAGGCAGTGATCTCAAATCTGCTGATTCCAGCGATCATGACATTGGGATCAAATACAACATAATCTCTTATATTCAATTCTTTGTCATCAGTAATGCCAATGATGTCTTGATTTTTTATGTCTCCTTCCTCTTCCTTATCTTTTATTCCTTCTTCAACTTGCTATATCTCAACAATATGGTGTTCTTCAAATAGATAGTGATTCTGTTGAAATCTCCTTAGAATTCTAAATGTTCTTTTGGCTCAGGATCAAGTCTCTATTCAAGTGAAGTCAACCTACGCATTTACTGATGCTTCTTGTCATTTTAGCAATGATCACAGAACACATTAAATTCTCTAATGAATAAATGCAAAATTTAGAAAACAACCCCAACAGCAATGCCACAAACTTGTTTTGGATGAAACAGGTGCAAGTATACACAAAAATCTATTGTGTTTTAAGTGATTCATAAATcatccaaaataataaaataatttatgggTTAAAAAGATACTAAAATTGAGTAACATGTCACAAGTTTACCTATAGTAAAAAGTAATAGTAATAAGTTGTCTATAGTAAAAAGTAATAGTAATAAGAAATGAGTTTGAATCATGACAATGATTCATTTAATACGGTATGGGGTATTAAATCTTTGACTTGGAAATGGAGCTTTATAGGGGGTATTACTCATTCCATTTGTAGTTTTTACGAATTTAACAAAGATCCTTTGTTATATCTTTCGTAATTCTAATTGATTTGTAATTTCTCCTTTTTGCGGATCTTGTTCGATCTTGTGTAAAAAGgctttgagaacccttagttctctttaTTAATATatccttgcttacacaaaaaaaaatgattcatttaataatttcatataataTTTGCGATGTCGTGTCATCTATGGCTAGGGCTAAACCTTAGTGAACAATGCAAAAATAGTTAAGATTAACTTATGTTTAAATGGTCATTAACACCATGATTCTACAAGTAAAACTTGTACTTTTTACTACATGACTCTAATCATTTGTCTAAAGTGATTTAATAAACAATGTATATCATTAAATAAACAATGTATATCTACTCGCTATTTAACCGTATTAGTTCTTGATGTATATCTACTCGCTATTTAACCGTATTAGTTCTTGATATTCATTTATTAAGCATTACCGCAAACAAATATGACCCAAAATCACAATTTATCACATTCAAAAGATTGATTACTTGTTGATAGAATTTCACATTATCCAACAAAAACAGAATTAACTTGTAATGACCGCAGTTACTACTAATAATTGAGAATTTATGTTACAAAATTCTTAAATTGAGAGGATTAAAATGATAAACTTAAGAAGGAACAAAAATCTCTTGCAATTTTCTAATTTCAAGTGACTTTTAGTGTAGTGACTCTTGGCGTCAACTTGAAACCATAATGGATATGATAATTGGAGAATAATGATGGGTGGTAAATCCGATTACACTTGTGGCTTAATTTGCTTTTGAACCTAGTATAATGCAAATACCATCACAAAACTGTGTTGCCATCTCAAACACTAAAATTAATAACATTAAGAATGAACATGTAATACATATCGAGaagaaaattgaaagaaaaaaatgtgaagagATCATATAGACGATATTACAACTTCAGAGCAGCTATTGCTTCTGGTTTAAAATCAACTCGCAGACCCAATACACGCCTAACCTCGGCTGGAGTTAATCTCCAGGTCATAGGTCCAGAGTTCTCACCCCAGAAATCTAGAATCTCAGAGACCTTttctaaatttagaattgttGCCATTTGAGTAAGTCGTGCAAACTTGTCTCTAACAGTCCTCTGTGTCATGATGCTGAAATGACTAACTAGAGCTCGAGCATCTCTGTCAAGCTGAAGACCACCAAGCTGACTAAATCTTTTTTGCATCATAATGACTTCAAGCCTTTTCACTATGAAGTCAATAACCAAATGAACAAAAGTATCATAATTGTTGGAAGTCATTAGTGGCTGTAGCCAAGCCACATTTGTCTCCACAGCATGGAGAAGTCTCTGAACCCATGGGTCATTCACCTCATTATCTGCATACTCAGCCTCCGAAAGCTCATAGCTGATTGTTCCTACACTGTCTAATAGTGGCCGTATCCGTGGTGCAACGGTTGCTACAAGTTGTTCTATGCCATAATTCAAAGCTTGCTTAAAAGCATTGCTGCTATCTCCCAACTCAGACAAACAAGATTTTACCTTATCTCGATCAGCTAGTGCAGGAAACACCTGTATGAAGTAATTCAGCCAGTTAATGTGGGTATTTTATAAGAACGTACATTATGTAGGTAAATCAAGCCTCTACCAAAAAATATAACCTATAGTTTATGACTTCATAAAAGAGAAAATTCTGTTTAAATTAAGAaacaattttctaaaaaaatcgCAATTCAACTCCACCTACAAACAGCATATCAATTATAGAGGGAGAGCAATTGTGGAAGCTAACGACAAAATTTGCAGTTAATTTGCAAAATTATACCAGTGAAGATACACCCAAGGTTTAACAAAAAGTGATCCTTCCTGTATAGAATTGAAGATTATAACGGTCTCTATTGGTATCAAACAAACACTGTCCTTTCTCTACTGAAAAGACGGAGAGTTAAAGATTTTACAGTAATCAGATGTCTTTCTAAGGTCATCACCAATATTTTGATAATTGACACTAAACAATATGAACATTAAACAGGAAGTATTCAGTTCTCAAAGTGAATTCATCAACAAACAATCCCATTTCCAAAGCACATTTTGATGGCATTCCTACAGTTAACTATCTTCAAATATATGTAAATAATATCAGCCATTAATAGATACAATTTCACTGTCAAGTATATATAACTAGAAATGAAAAATATACCACCTACCTCAGCACATTGTTCTTCAATTTCATGTTTCAACTTGAGAACATATTCACTACTAACATCCATGTTATTCAAAGCTGTGGCAATATCTGTCCCAGTCTTTTGCACACCAACACCACCAAAGAACAACTTTGCACCAAGGTTTGGCTCTCTAATTTTCTGTTGTAATGCTTCATGATATTCATTGTTTAGCAAACTACTAGCACCGCTCAATACAGCGACAACAGAACTGATATTGGAAGTGGATATAGCCCGTCGCAAGCAACTCTGCAAGACGTAGAACACATCATCCACCATAGAAGTGGTAAGGCTATCAGGGTCATGTTCATCAATCATTATCGCCTTCCTAACATTCTCAACCATGAAGAATCCCTCAAGAATGACGTAAAACCCAGTCAAATCCTGCGCAACTTTACTGAAGCTTCCACTCCTAAAAGCCTTGGTAGCACGAGGAAGCAATTCAGGGTCAACAGAAGTGAGGCCTTTGATCTTCGAAATCATGAACTCAGTATAATCCTCACCAAGCTGCATAAGCGATAGAATCTCTTCCAAGTACAACTCAACCTCTCTTGGATCAGGTCCCTCGGAAACTCCTCCAACAGCAAGCAAATTGTTGTTGCGTGCATTTATTTCAGACGATAACTGAGCCAATTTCCTATACTCCATATACTTGTTCAAAATAACCGAACCCCTAGAATCACATTCCTCCTGAAGCTCACAAATTGCATACACAATACCATCCTCGCCACACAAACCACTCAAAATCTCACTATTCTCTTCAATAGCCAACACAATATCCTTAAACAAAGACGTCAAACATCCAACAAAATTCACATTCCTCTGTTCATTCGACATAGACTCCACCAATTGCTCAAACTCCATCCTCGATCTCATCCCAATCACTTTCTTCAAATACCCAACATACACCTGCAAACCCTCCTCCTCAAGACCAAGCGGAGTATAAAGCCTAACAAACCTAAGAATAACAGGATGATCCCTCTGATCCACCGCAAACGAAAGCTTCTTCCTCACAATCCCCTCAAGCTGTTTCTTCACATCAAGCAACCTCTCCCTCTGGATCTGAATCTGATCAGAACCAGAATCCTTAAACTGCGCATCAATCTGAAGAAAAGTCTGAACATACCGAGCAGCAGACTCATAATCCTCACTCTCCAACGCACGCAGAACACCGTCAAGACAATTCCCACGCTCCACAATCGCATCAATCCGATGAAGCGTGGATCTAACGCGCGACTGCGCAAGATCAAGCTCCCGAACCTTCAAACTAACCTGATCGGCGAGATGAGAAGTGGAAGTCACATTCGAAAGCATGTAATCGGAATCGGATTTAACGATTTCGAGAACGTCGGAGGAGCGTTGAAGCTGAGTGAGGTGGCGATCGAGATCGGTGCGCTGTGATAAGAGATCGTCGAGCTGCATATCGAGGGAGCGCTGGTGGGCGATGCATTCGTGGAGGAGACGCGTCATTGCTCCGACGTCGGTGAGAGTGCGGACGTATTCGACGGCCTCTGATTTGCCGAAGTCGATTGACCATTTGTTTTCTTCGTCGGGTGCGGTGGTGTGAGTGTGGGGAGTTGGGATTGAACCCATTGTTGAATCCGGTGAGAATGTGTTTGCGAGGGGAATGGTTGGTTGGTTATGCAGTTACAGGGATAGTGGTTGTTGGGTGAATTGAACGTTGATGGTAGTGATGCTTGATGCTGGTGTGTTGGAttggaagaagaggaagaagaagaaataaaattGGTTATAAGTGGATGAATTATGtataaagatttttttatttgtaaattttgcactaaatatttaattaatcaaacatCCATTTGAAATCCAAAGATTAATCGACTAAACGCATACTCAATGATAAAATAACTACAATTAAATGACCAAATCAAACTCCATTGTGTCGTATCATTATCATAAATTTAAGTAGGTCTTCACATCAACGTCCTTGAATTCACAATTATAATTCTTCTGAAGATATAATTTTTAACGTGTTTTTTTCTCTATTGGTTAGCATGTGTCTCCTCCTCAGTCAAGATAGGGGATGGACTTAGGAATCTCAACACGATTAATTTCTCCGTCAATATTTAGTAAATTAGTAAAAGGGTTTATAATAAGTTGGGTGAAGAAGTTTCTTCCTCCAAAAATTCTGAAATACCCTTTTTTAAATTAGAGTTGTCAGATAATAAAAGTATGATTTCTGTTTCCAAGTGATTACGACCAAGATGGAGGAAAGTGAGAATCAGAGGATATCCCCATTCTCAAAACAAAAGAGGTATCGCTCTCAGAATCACTCCCTAAGTTAACAACACTAACACTCATCTTGATtagaaaataagaaatgttgaaGAAAAATTTGAGTTCAAGGAGGTACTTGAGATGTGAGACTGATAAAGCATAATGAATAAAGAAAGTTGAGATTTTGATTGAGAAAATGTGAACGAAAAGTTTGCAAAAAGAAATGAAGGTGATTACTAAAGCAGTGAATATGAACGAACTTGAAGACAATGATTGCGAAAAGTTTCCAAAACGATCAGCTTCTCCTACTTATAGGTGAAGGCAAAAGAGCGATCCAAATCAGCCGAGGGAGAAGTTTAAACGACTAGACTTGTCCTTGTAGATACACGCGAACTCGAGTACACTGGACTGCACTATAAACCTTTTCATGCCTTAGCTAGTCACTACCATAAAAGAGATCAACATCACATTCATTTGCATCCATTTATTGTTCCCGAACATAACTCAAATCAACAAGTATTTACAATCTTCATACATGCAAGTAAATAGATTCACACCTACCACACTGCTAAATAAATTACCTTAAAAACcaatatcaatatcacaatcatgACACACGTCACATAATATTTGCATAATCACCCAAAGACAATTAATATTCTTTCCCGAGCCATGAAATGACTCATACAATTTAAGATAAAAAGAATCATgcttaaataataattttaacaaaatgTTAAGATTTGTGTGGTGGtggttatgatttttttttctaaaatctaCTAGGCTAAATTGAgattgagttggtttgttttttatttaattttaaaaaacaatcaTTAAAgcttaaaacaaacaaaaatatatttgatctTACCTGATCAGAATGAATCGTCAAGGTCTGCAACTATGATCTTCTATGAACTGAGCAGTGTACctacaaggtactccgatgctacAGTAAGAATGAGAGCAAGGAGAGCAAGTACGAAATAGGTGTGAAGGAGTGAATAATGAATATCTGACCCTATAATAAaatagggtatttatagcccttAGTTTTGGGCTAAGATTTCCTAATTGGGCCGGATTCATTGGAGGCCCtcgtgctaggaaactgccagaatcCTACGTGGTAGAGTTAAGTCAGCAAGTGACTTTTATTCTGGATGAGCGTAGCGTAGGGTTCGAATAGAGTTGTTCTAACCCCTCGCAAGCGAGTTTGACCACGCGCTCTTCGTGTAGCACGTGGGTTGAACTCGTAACAATCCTAAGGGGTGTGACAACAGTTGGGCCTAGAGGGCAATCTGGGTCTGCTTGTCCACTGACTGGgtattgggcctgctcggcccagtctaaaacaagatttatttattttttcaatttaaatgcTAAGACTTCACACTAAAAATTAGTAATACCTACTCAAATTCTCTTTCTAGTCTCATTGATCAATGTCATCTCCCACTTTAATCACCATTGATCATCTCTCATTATCAATTTTATCCATTTATATTTttcaatataaataattttgattacCATTTTGACCACCACTTAAGCCATTGTTAATTACTGATTCATCCACCTCAATTAATAAATTAGTCACTAGTCCGCCACCAACTACCACTCTAATCACCACTCTAACAATCACTAATCACCACTAGTGTCCACTCTAAAAACTTTAACGTAAAATTGGTTTTGAACTTTAAAAACAAGACTATAAATTATTTACTTTTAAGAAATTGTTACGCAGATATAAACATTACACGTAatcttaattaaaaacaaaattatctcTCTTATCAGAAgtacataattttaattaaaaacaaaattaaattttaaataaattaatattttatatttattgattgtttctaaattttttaaaatatatgtatttaatgtattaaaatacaatggaaattaaaaattttatttttataaaaaatattttctttaccaAGATCCTTACTAGGGTGGCAAAACGGATTGTGGTCTGCCGTACTGGCTCACGCACCCACTAAAAAATGACGGGTTCGATTAGAATTTTAGGTCCGCCGCTTACCAAAGTCCGCCACCGGCCAAAGGATTCCttattatttcttttacttttatggTCTTTGACATCCACgtagggctggcaatgaaccaaactaacttGAAAATAGTTCGAAATTCGATTCGAAAATTAACTCGTTggactaggttcatgaaccaaatgagctgagtatgagctaaaaactaagttcgttacctaaatgagctgaacttgaactatacatagttcgactcgttaggttcatgagtcaactcgattatatatgagatagattatattgtctttaaagTAGGTTAAATATTttctctaaatcttagtatcatattatattttaatctaacagttttaattgataatttatattctctagtgagcaaaatatttctacaaataattatacaaataaaattattaaattgtataaatttcaattttataacatttattttatttctatattttttattttaaaaaaatttatttaaaaagtcaaatatatatatatatatatatatatatatatatatatatatatatatatatatatatatatatatatatatatatatatatatataaataatagactttaaaaaaattacttttaagtttGTGAAATAAGCGAGTTTGACCTGAAAAGAAAGTtcgagataaactcgaactcgaactcaaactcggtcaattcttaacgagtcgagtttgagccgAAAAAAGAGTTCGTCATGAACTCGAGCTCGAACTCAAACTCGACCAATTCTTAATGAGTcgaactgagctgaggcgagttcgactcaactcgactcatttccagccctacaTCCACGTTTTATAACCACAACGGTATTTTAGAAAAAGATGAAATTAGAGATTTGGATAGGGATATTACCCGCAACATAACAGCGAAAGGAGATTGGTCAGACTTGGATAAACAATGGCTACCAACGCTACCACTCTCTCTCT
The Vicia villosa cultivar HV-30 ecotype Madison, WI linkage group LG6, Vvil1.0, whole genome shotgun sequence genome window above contains:
- the LOC131610781 gene encoding conserved oligomeric Golgi complex subunit 4, which gives rise to MGSIPTPHTHTTAPDEENKWSIDFGKSEAVEYVRTLTDVGAMTRLLHECIAHQRSLDMQLDDLLSQRTDLDRHLTQLQRSSDVLEIVKSDSDYMLSNVTSTSHLADQVSLKVRELDLAQSRVRSTLHRIDAIVERGNCLDGVLRALESEDYESAARYVQTFLQIDAQFKDSGSDQIQIQRERLLDVKKQLEGIVRKKLSFAVDQRDHPVILRFVRLYTPLGLEEEGLQVYVGYLKKVIGMRSRMEFEQLVESMSNEQRNVNFVGCLTSLFKDIVLAIEENSEILSGLCGEDGIVYAICELQEECDSRGSVILNKYMEYRKLAQLSSEINARNNNLLAVGGVSEGPDPREVELYLEEILSLMQLGEDYTEFMISKIKGLTSVDPELLPRATKAFRSGSFSKVAQDLTGFYVILEGFFMVENVRKAIMIDEHDPDSLTTSMVDDVFYVLQSCLRRAISTSNISSVVAVLSGASSLLNNEYHEALQQKIREPNLGAKLFFGGVGVQKTGTDIATALNNMDVSSEYVLKLKHEIEEQCAEVFPALADRDKVKSCLSELGDSSNAFKQALNYGIEQLVATVAPRIRPLLDSVGTISYELSEAEYADNEVNDPWVQRLLHAVETNVAWLQPLMTSNNYDTFVHLVIDFIVKRLEVIMMQKRFSQLGGLQLDRDARALVSHFSIMTQRTVRDKFARLTQMATILNLEKVSEILDFWGENSGPMTWRLTPAEVRRVLGLRVDFKPEAIAALKL
- the LOC131610780 gene encoding pyruvate dehydrogenase E1 component subunit alpha-3, chloroplastic: MSVFSTTPNLSLPLRSNATNPILPSPNSTSLAPFFGSTRRFHSNSSIQLSNNPRSVLASVSDAVKTKTVTSSSNLLITKEEGLVIYEDMILGRAFEDMCAQMYYRGKMFGFVHLYNGQEAVSTGFIKLLKKEDSVVSTYRDHVHALSKGVPARAVMSELFGKATGCCRGQGGSMHMFSKEHNVIGGFAFIGEGIPVATGAAFSSKYKREVLKQADADYVTLAFFGDGTCNNGQFYECLNMAALWKLPIVFVVENNLWAIGMSHLRATSDPQIWKKGPAFGMPGVHVDGMDVLKVREVAKEAIGRARRGEGPTLIECETYRFRGHSLADPDELRDPAEKAHYASRDPISALKKYIIENKLASELELKNIEKKIDEVIEEAVEFAEESPVPHRSQLLENVFADPKGFGIAPDGSYRCEDPKFTQGTAHV